From Erigeron canadensis isolate Cc75 chromosome 8, C_canadensis_v1, whole genome shotgun sequence, one genomic window encodes:
- the LOC122610396 gene encoding uncharacterized protein LOC122610396: MSKYCEFHEDHGQETNACRELKIEIKRALDEGKLEHLVPGAKQGKRATQAKKTYTWQKQDGRNDRPPPPDGHVYMIRGKTKYEKRKAEVLEPWRMVSISFPPVRVVSSDPVVIQARVANFEVGKVYLDNGSSSDIIYDHCFQKLPQRVRDLKRPSRTQLVSFMGESNRPVGEVLMEVMMGEYPFHRIELIEFMIIRTLSDYNVILGRPSMQKFGAIPSTVHGMVKFPTPAGIATIRGRMTWPEECRKVEKVLPRKVEKLQEI, encoded by the coding sequence ATGTCCAAGTACTGTGAATTCCATGAAGACCATGGTCAAGAAACAAATGCCTGTAGAGAGCTTAAGATCGAGATAAAGAGAGCCTTAGATGAGGGAAAGTTGGAACACTTAGTCCCTGGTGCAAAGCAAGGTAAGAGAGCTACCCAAGCTAAGAAGACTTACACTTGGCAGAAGCAAGATGGGAGGAATGATCGACCTCCACCCCCTGATGGCCATGTATACATGATAAGAGGAAAAACCAAGTATGAAAAAAGAAAGGCAGAAGTCCTTGAACCATGGAGAATGGTATCAATCTCATTCCCTCCTGTAAGGGTAGTCTCTTCTGACCCAGTGGTAATACAAGCCAGGGTGGCAAACTTTGAGGTTGGAAAGGTATATTTAGATAATGGAAGTTCCTCCGACATAATATATGACCATTGTTTTCAAAAGTTACCTCAAAGAGTTAGAGATCTTAAGCGTCCATCAAGGACTCAGCTTGTCAGTTTCATGGGAGAGTCTAACAGGCCGGTAGGAGAAGTTTTAATGGAGGTTATGATGGGAGAATACCCGTTTCACCGGATTGAACTTATTGAGTTCATGATAATAAGAACCCTCTCTGATTATAATGTCATACTAGGCAGACCTTCCATGCAAAAGTTTGGGGCAATTCCATCAACAGTTCATGGAATGGTGAAGTTCCCAACTCCAGCTGGAATAGCTACAATTCGAGGACGAATGACTTGGCCAGAAGAGTGCAGGAAAGTTGAAAAAGTTCTACCAAGAAAGGTTGAAAAATTACAAGAAATTTAA